Proteins from a genomic interval of Oxyura jamaicensis isolate SHBP4307 breed ruddy duck chromosome 4 unlocalized genomic scaffold, BPBGC_Ojam_1.0 oxy4_random_OJ72856, whole genome shotgun sequence:
- the LOC118157219 gene encoding N-acetyltransferase family 8 member 3-like: protein MAPYRIRQYRDQDYDAVRSLFAHGIIEHAPAVYRHVLRSARMQLALLALFTVVRAAAGCWLLALGAAALALAAAWPLLRSFSTSYVHQALHTDLLDIRATYMRAPDSCFWVAEAGGAVVGMVAVAPPQDPSHRGVALELKRMSVSKDYRGRGISKALCGEVLRFAQARGYGAVVLSTSVVQVVAQRLYEGQGFRKVGASSPSLLASLLCFQIFQYRCDLPGRPPSPTPPR, encoded by the coding sequence ATGGCGCCCTACCGCATCCGGCAGTACCGGGACCAGGACTACGACGCCGTGCGCTCCCTCTTTGCCCACGGCATCATTGAGCACGCCCCGGCCGTGTACCGGCACGTGCTGCGCTCGGCGCGGATGCAGCTGGCGCTGCTCGCCCTCTTCACCGTGGTGCGGGCGGCCGccggctgctggctgctggcgCTGGGGGCCGCGGCGCTGGCACTGGCGGCCGCCTGGCCCCTGCTCCGCTCCTTCAGCACGTCCTACGTGCACCAGGCGCTGCACACCGACCTCCTCGACATCCGCGCCACCTACATGCGGGCGCCCGACTCCTGCTTCTGGGTGGCGGAGGCCGGGGGGGCCGTGGTGGGCATGGTGGCCGTGGCGCCGCCGCAGGACCCGTCCCACAGAGGGGTGGCCCTGGAGCTGAAGCGCATGTCGGTCAGCAAGGACTACCGGGGCCGGGGCATCTCCAAAGCGCTCTGCGGGGAGGTGCTGCGCTTCGCCCAGGCGCGGGGCTACGGGGCGGTCGTGCTCTCCACCTCCGTGGTGCAGGTGGTGGCCCAGCGGCTCTACGAGGGCCAGGGCTTCAGGAAGGTGGGCGCCTCCAGCCCCTCGCTGCTCGCCAGCCTCCTCTGCTTCCAGATCTTCCAGTACCGCTGCGACCTGCCCGGCCGCCCTCCGTCCCCGACCCCGCCGCGCTAG